A region of the Bacteroidales bacterium genome:
CTGAAACATCAAATTTCTGATCACAAATATTTTAACAGGAATACCTAACATAAACTAACCATTTTAGAACGCTTTAAATTAACACTTTAATTTCAATTTTATGAACATTACAACTTTAAACAGCATCCTTCTCATGACACCTCAAAGTTCAGAAGGAGGCGGAGGTTTTGGGTCTATGATCTTTCTCTTGCTCATCATTGTTATCTTCTACTTGTTTTTTATCAGGCCACAAATGAAAAGGTCAAAGGATCAGAAGAAATTTCGTGAGAACCTCAAGAAAGGTGACAAAATTATTACCATTGGTGGATTGCACGGAAAAATTGTTGAAGTACAGGAAACAACTTTTACTATTGAAGTAGCTGATAACTTGAAGCTCAGGGTTGAAAAATCGGCCATAGCTATGGATGGCACTGCACAAATCGCAGAACAAAAATAGTTTCAAACAAAACCTTACTGAAGTTGAAAACTGGTTTAGCAAACAATGCCGGAACTAATCCGAACCCTGCGAAAACAAGGTTTAGGAACCAGTTTTCAATCTTTTTTGTTTTTGTAGTTTTTTCTGCTACCGTTTGGGTGATTGCCAAACTATCGAAGGATTTCACTTCCGCGATAACTTATAACGTTGAATACGAAAATCTGCCAGCCGGTAAAACACTGGTGTATGCAAGTGATACAGCTATAACCGTTGGCCTCGATGCAAGTGGGTTTAATCTTATCAACTACCATTTATTCAAGAAGAAACCGGTTGTAAGCATTGATCTCTCAGGAATGAGATTATACCCTGATGGGATCAATTTCTACGGTTTACTCCTGACGTCAGGACTAACAGGAAAACTAGCCTCACAGGTGGGTTCGCACAATGAACTCATCTTTATCACACCCGATACCCTCAGGTTTGAGTTTAAGGCAGAGCATAGCCGGCGTGTGCCAGTTTTGCCAAGGGTTCAATATCAGTTGAGCGCCCAACACATGCTTTATGACTCAATACAGGTTGTTCCCGACAGCATCTGGGTTTACGGGCCACATGAAATTATTGATACATTATTCTTTGTGGAAACAAGTCTGCAGACCTTGAATGAAATCAATGAAAATCTGCAATTAAATCTTGCACTTCAGAAGAAACCTGATTTGCCGTTAACTTACTCGGATAACGAGGTAGAAGTAAGAATAAACGTCGAGAAATTTACTGAGAAATCATTCGATCTGCCCATCATCGTCAATTGCCCTGACAGCCTTTTTACATTGCGCGTTTTCCCTGAAACGGTGAAAGTACATTGCCTTGTTGCATTGAAGGATTATAAACGTATTGATCCTGCGCTGTTTGAGGCTGCTATTTTTTGCAGTCCGGGGGAACTGCAATCAAGCAACAAACTCCGTGTTGAGATCAGGCAGCATCCATCGTATGTTCGCATCGCCCGCATAGAGCCTGAGCGGGTTGAATACATCATGGTAAAAACCCTGCAGTAAACATTCTTCATGCTGAAAGTTGGCCTCACTGGAAATATCGGAAGTGGAAAAACCACTGTTGCAAAAATTTTCAGCATCCTTGGCACCGCAGTATTTAATGCCGATGAAGAAGCAAAAAAGCTGCTTAATGAACCCTCTCAACAATCCGGATTAGTTAACTATTTTGGCAACGACATTCTAGGTTCCGACCACAGAATAGACCGCACAAAACTTGCTAACCATATATTCAACAACAAGGGAGCGCTCAGTTTTATCAACCAACTGATTCACCCTTTGGTAAGGCAAAACTTCAGTGAGTTCTGCCACTTGCATAGCAATTATCCTGTTTGTATATACGAAGCAGCCGTAATCATTGAAACAGGCTTTTATAAACAATTGGATAAAATTATCCTGGTCACGGCGCCAGAAGAAGTACGCATTCAACGGGTCGTTCTGCGAGATCATACAAGCGCTGAACTTTTGGAACCGCGTATGAAAAACCAATGGCCCGAAGAACTTAAAATTCCACATGCCGATTACGTAATCAACAACGATGGCCTGACACCGCTTCTTGAGCAATGCCAGGCAATATTTGCTGAAATCTCCTAAGCTGATTTTCCTACGGCCGCCAGAATCTCTTGTTAAGTCTTCGCAACGGCCAATTTATTCCCAATAATTTTTTGCCATTTTTCAAGGAGTATCTGCTCTCCGTTCATGTGTAGGCTTGTTGATTCCTCGTAAAACTCCAGCCGGTAGGTGGTATGCATTGCATCGTTATGGATCAGTTTCAGGTCAAGGCGGTCTGTTACTGTTTCCTGGTGTTTTCCGTTTCCTGATTGATGCGTTTTCCTTTCAATGCTGCACTTTTCCAGCGTATTGAGGTCAACAACCATGACTTTCTCACCGGCTGGTTTATGAGCAAGGTAAAGCAATTTGTTGCTTTTCTCATCAACCCCAATACCATACATATTAGCCCAAAAATCGGATGTTGAGATTGAAAGTCCTTGGGTTGAAGCGGCTTGTTTAAATGATTTTGATAAAGTTCCTTTGCTTTTGTTTTGAGATCGCTGGATCAACCAAATTGGAACTATAAATAATGCAACAAAGAATAATCCTATAATAATTGAAGTAGTATCCATGATTAAGTGTATTAAATGTTATAAATATGAATCACTGCAACAGCATTAAAACCAATGCTGCAATGGGTGATCAGATGAAAAGAAAATTGTTTGTGTGAAACCGGGATGGAAAATTGCCTTATTTACCAGTGATAATCAAATGGGAAGATGATTGCTGAAATATTTAACTTGAGAAAGATCTGATCGCAAATCCCAAAATATTCAACTGCTGAATGCAACTTTCCATAGGTTTCGAGAGTAAAAGATGAAAAAGTTGGGCGAATCAGACGATTTTCAGTTACAGGTTTTTTGATGGAATGAAACGGGTTGATTTCGTTTTCCGGAAGCAAACAAGACTGGAAAATATTTTCGGGAGCGTAAATTATGGCCACATTGCGGTAATTATCCGGTGGGGTTACTGCTAAATCAATGGAAGTACTGCTCAAACCGTTTCGCAGTATTGATAGGAGTAAGATGATTACCAGGAATCCGGTGGTGAGAAATTGCTTCACGGCGCAAAATTACACTGAGATTTCACAGCTTTATCAGCTTACTGAAAATAAATTAAACGAACCTCGGATCTTTCTTCATTGGTAGTTTTTCCATTTTTTCCACTTCGAGGCTTGCGAAGCCGAATTCCTCTACTACTTTACCGCTGAGCAGATAAACGCCTTTGCCGCGGAAAGGAAACTTCTTAACAACCGGCGGAAAATGCACCGTATCAAAAAACTGTCCGCTGCGGTCGAAAAAAGTTCCGAAATGCATGATCTCTTTGCGAATGGTGCTTACGTATTTGATGCAGACGAAGGAGCCGGCAATTTGCACGCGTTTTCCTGTCTGCTTCGCAGTAAAATTCCAAATTCCAAATTCCAAATTCCAAGACCCAAGAGAATCCGACTTGTCCGCCGTGGTGGAAATCCGAAATCGTAAATCCGAAACTCCTTCTCCCTGTCTCCCTATCTCCTTTTCTCCTTGTCTTTCCTCATTCGTCCCTCGCCCCTCGTCCCTTGTTTCCAGCATCTCAAAATAACTCAACGTAACCGGAAAACCAAGCAACTCAATCTCATCATACGCATCCTCAATTTTGCTGTGTTCCAGTTCGGGCAGGGTGAAGGTTTTTTCCTCTTTTTCAAATAATGTGTTGCGGGATATTTTGGGAGTCGTATTTGCGCCAGCCATGTGGGCTTCCCATAATAATTGCTGTTTGCTTCTTTCTGTGAACCTGAAAGCGCCGGTGCGGATTAGTAAAAGCAACTGCTCTTTTCCCATCGGAACACGGTTCACAAAATCCTGAAGGTTTTTAAATCCCCCCTTTTTGACACGATCCTCTTCAATGCTTTGGGCCACTTTGCTTTCCAGATTCTGAATGTGAATAAAACCGGTGTAAATGGTCTGACCCGAAAGCGATGTCTTGTAATGGCTGTGGTTCACACAAGGCAGCTCAATCTTTGCACCACAACGTTTGGCTTCATTAAAATACACCCAGGTTTCGTAAAACCCGCCGAAATTATTGATGACGGCCACATGAAACTCATGTGGGAAATGAGCCTTCAAATAAAGGCTCTGGAAACTTTCCACGGCATAGCTCGCTGAATGCGCCTTAGAAAAGGAGTAGCCTGCAAACGATTCAATCTGCCGCCACACTTCCTGGGCGATGGCTTCGGAATGACCACGATCCTTGCAATTTACGAAAAAGCGGTCGCGGATGCGTTCAAATTCCTGTTTGGATCGGAACTTGCCACTCATGGCGCGGCGCAAAATATCGGCATCGGAAAGATCCAGCCCTGCAAAATGGTGGCAAACTTTCAGCACGTCTTCCTGATACACCATTACACCGAAGGTTTCCTTCAATTGTTCTTCCATCACCGGGTGTATGTATTTGAAAACGCCGGGTTTGTGGAAACGCTGGATATATTCTTTCATCATGCCCGAACGCGCCACACCCGGCCTGATAATGGAACTTGCTGCCACCAAAATGGGGTAGGTATCGCAACGCAATTTTTTAAGCAGGCCGCGCATAGCCGGACTTTCAATATAGAAGCAGCCAATGGTTTCGCCGGTTCGCAGTTGGTGTTTAATCTGCGGGTCTTTCATGAATTCATCAACCTTGTGCACATCCAAGGTGATGCCGCGGTTCTGCTGCACAATTTTCGCACATTCATCAATATGGCCCAGGCCGCGCTGGCTCAGGATATCCAGCTTTTCGAACCCAATGGCTTCGGCCACGTACATATCCCATTGCACGGTAGGAAAATTTTTGGGCGGCATATCGAGAGCGGTGTAACACGTAATGGGTTCTTCTGAAATCAAGACCCCGCCGGCATGGATGCTGCGGATGTTGGGAAAGTTGGTCATTTGTGTTCCCACAGCCATTATTTTATTAATAAGCTCGCCTTCCATGTTGGGATTTTTGCGATCCTCAACCAGATCGTCAATTTCGTTTTTGGGCAAGCCATACACTTTGCCAAGCTCTCTCAAAATTGATTTACCTTTAAATGTGGACATGGCTCCGAGCAAAGCAGTATGCTTATGCCCGTAACGCTTGAAGATATAATCCAGCACTTCGTCGCGCTCTTTCCAGGAATAGTCAATGTCAAAATCGGGTGGCGAGGTTCGCAGCGGGTTGATGAAACGCTCAAAATACAGATTAAGGGTGATGGGATCCACATCTGTAATGCGCAGACAATACGCCACAATGCTGTTGGCGCCGCTGCCACGCCCCACATGGTAAAAACCCCGCGACATAGAATAGCGGATAATGTCCCAGGTAATCAGAAAATAAGCCGAAAATCCAAGTTTATCAATAATATCAAGTTCATGTTTTACGCGGCGCAGGGCTTCTTTATTATGCGAACCATAACGGTAAGCCAGCCCATCCTTGGCTAGTTTCTCAAGTAGGATGCGATCGTCGTAACTACTGCCGGTAAATGTTTTTTTGTTTTTGACAATTTTGAAATCAAAGCTCAGTTCGCATTGCTCCAGCAATTTCTTTGCGTTGCTCAGCAGCTGCGGGTATTGGCTAAAAAGCCTTAGCGCTTCTGCTTCCGAAAGAAAAACTTCGTTTCGATTTGCAAGTTGCGAATCAGACAATTTGCTGAGCAAACAATTATTATCAATGGCCCGTAAATGCCGGTGTAATTCAAATCCGTCAGCATCGGCGAAAGTGATGTTATGCCATGCCAGCAGCTTTTCAGGATAATTGCGCAGGGGAGAGGTGAGGAATTTGTTCAGTTCGTAGTGGCAGATTCCGATGTATTCGTTGGGTTTTAGTTGTGATGCAGTGATACTGTGATGCAGTGATGCAGTATTGGAGTCCCGATGGCTATCGGGATGGAGTGATGAACTTTCAAGGGATGCAAGCCCCGAGGCACGAGGGGATGGCATCCCTGATTGACTTTGAATTTTGAATTTCAAATCTTGAATTTCAATTCTTGAATCTTGAATAAGAAACGAACTCATTGGATATACAATGAAAACCGCTTCGAACTCCGGCGCCCTCTCCGGCAGTTCCAGCCCATTGATGTTGAGCTCGCTAAGGAAATCGTTGATATCGCGGAAGCCTTGGTTGTTGCTGGCGATGAGGGTGTAGAGGTGGCGGCCTTCGTGGTGACAGCTTACACCGGCAATGGGGCGGATGCCGTACTCATTGCATTCCCGTATAAAATCTGTGATGGCCGACGTATTGTTGATGTCCGCCAGCACCAGTGTTTTCAATCCATAGGATTTTGCTCCCGCCACCAACT
Encoded here:
- the yajC gene encoding preprotein translocase subunit YajC; its protein translation is MTPQSSEGGGGFGSMIFLLLIIVIFYLFFIRPQMKRSKDQKKFRENLKKGDKIITIGGLHGKIVEVQETTFTIEVADNLKLRVEKSAIAMDGTAQIAEQK
- a CDS encoding YbbR-like domain-containing protein; this translates as MKTGLANNAGTNPNPAKTRFRNQFSIFFVFVVFSATVWVIAKLSKDFTSAITYNVEYENLPAGKTLVYASDTAITVGLDASGFNLINYHLFKKKPVVSIDLSGMRLYPDGINFYGLLLTSGLTGKLASQVGSHNELIFITPDTLRFEFKAEHSRRVPVLPRVQYQLSAQHMLYDSIQVVPDSIWVYGPHEIIDTLFFVETSLQTLNEINENLQLNLALQKKPDLPLTYSDNEVEVRINVEKFTEKSFDLPIIVNCPDSLFTLRVFPETVKVHCLVALKDYKRIDPALFEAAIFCSPGELQSSNKLRVEIRQHPSYVRIARIEPERVEYIMVKTLQ
- a CDS encoding dephospho-CoA kinase, with product MLKVGLTGNIGSGKTTVAKIFSILGTAVFNADEEAKKLLNEPSQQSGLVNYFGNDILGSDHRIDRTKLANHIFNNKGALSFINQLIHPLVRQNFSEFCHLHSNYPVCIYEAAVIIETGFYKQLDKIILVTAPEEVRIQRVVLRDHTSAELLEPRMKNQWPEELKIPHADYVINNDGLTPLLEQCQAIFAEIS
- a CDS encoding DNA polymerase III subunit alpha, with protein sequence MLFTAHSYYSLRYGSMPVEQLVAGAKSYGLKTLVLADINNTSAITDFIRECNEYGIRPIAGVSCHHEGRHLYTLIASNNQGFRDINDFLSELNINGLELPERAPEFEAVFIVYPMSSFLIQDSRIEIQDLKFKIQSQSGMPSPRASGLASLESSSLHPDSHRDSNTASLHHSITASQLKPNEYIGICHYELNKFLTSPLRNYPEKLLAWHNITFADADGFELHRHLRAIDNNCLLSKLSDSQLANRNEVFLSEAEALRLFSQYPQLLSNAKKLLEQCELSFDFKIVKNKKTFTGSSYDDRILLEKLAKDGLAYRYGSHNKEALRRVKHELDIIDKLGFSAYFLITWDIIRYSMSRGFYHVGRGSGANSIVAYCLRITDVDPITLNLYFERFINPLRTSPPDFDIDYSWKERDEVLDYIFKRYGHKHTALLGAMSTFKGKSILRELGKVYGLPKNEIDDLVEDRKNPNMEGELINKIMAVGTQMTNFPNIRSIHAGGVLISEEPITCYTALDMPPKNFPTVQWDMYVAEAIGFEKLDILSQRGLGHIDECAKIVQQNRGITLDVHKVDEFMKDPQIKHQLRTGETIGCFYIESPAMRGLLKKLRCDTYPILVAASSIIRPGVARSGMMKEYIQRFHKPGVFKYIHPVMEEQLKETFGVMVYQEDVLKVCHHFAGLDLSDADILRRAMSGKFRSKQEFERIRDRFFVNCKDRGHSEAIAQEVWRQIESFAGYSFSKAHSASYAVESFQSLYLKAHFPHEFHVAVINNFGGFYETWVYFNEAKRCGAKIELPCVNHSHYKTSLSGQTIYTGFIHIQNLESKVAQSIEEDRVKKGGFKNLQDFVNRVPMGKEQLLLLIRTGAFRFTERSKQQLLWEAHMAGANTTPKISRNTLFEKEEKTFTLPELEHSKIEDAYDEIELLGFPVTLSYFEMLETRDEGRGTNEERQGEKEIGRQGEGVSDLRFRISTTADKSDSLGSWNLEFGIWNFTAKQTGKRVQIAGSFVCIKYVSTIRKEIMHFGTFFDRSGQFFDTVHFPPVVKKFPFRGKGVYLLSGKVVEEFGFASLEVEKMEKLPMKKDPRFV